In Jejubacter calystegiae, the following are encoded in one genomic region:
- a CDS encoding sensor histidine kinase has translation MHDIFNMLLAVFDRAALMLICLFFLIRIRLFRQLLHKRAHTPKELMAVTVLFSLFALFSTWSGVPVEGSLVNVRIIAVMSGGILFGPWVGIITGFIAGIHRYLIDIDGITSIPCLITSIVAGFVAGWISLRIPKSHHWRVGILGGMLCETLTMVLVVLLAPDMALGLDIVSKIGIPMILGSVCIGFIVLLVQSVEGEKEASAARQAKLALEIANKTLPLFRNINGDALHQICDIIRRDINADAVAITNTAEVLAYTGVGHDNYRGHMDEISPTTRQAIRYGRIIIRNDDEAWRTPEIHSILVIPLWEKGVVTGTLKIYYCHAHQITSSLREMAVGLSQIISTQLEVSRAEQLREMANKAELRALQSKINPHFLFNALNAISSSIRLNPDTARQLIFNLSRYLRYNIELNDDEPIDIKRELYQIKDYIAIEQARFGDKLTVIYDIDEEVECRIPSLLIQPLVENAIVHGIQPCKGKGVVTICISECDNRVRIAVRDTGHGIDPAVIARVESNEMPGNKIGLLNVHHRVKLLYGEGLHIRRLEPGTEIAFTVPRAGAAPQEDEA, from the coding sequence GTGCACGATATTTTCAATATGCTGCTGGCGGTATTTGACCGCGCGGCCCTGATGTTGATTTGCCTGTTCTTCCTGATTCGCATCCGGCTGTTCCGCCAGTTGCTGCATAAGCGTGCCCATACGCCCAAAGAGCTGATGGCGGTGACGGTCTTGTTTTCGCTGTTCGCACTGTTCAGCACCTGGTCCGGCGTGCCGGTGGAAGGCTCGCTGGTTAACGTGCGCATTATCGCCGTGATGTCTGGCGGTATTCTGTTCGGCCCCTGGGTGGGGATCATCACCGGTTTTATCGCCGGGATTCACCGCTACCTGATCGATATTGACGGCATTACTTCTATTCCCTGCCTGATCACCAGTATCGTGGCGGGCTTTGTCGCTGGCTGGATCAGTCTGCGTATTCCCAAATCGCACCACTGGCGCGTCGGTATTCTTGGCGGCATGCTGTGCGAAACCCTGACCATGGTGCTGGTGGTACTGCTGGCTCCCGATATGGCGCTGGGGCTGGATATTGTGTCGAAGATCGGTATCCCCATGATTCTGGGCAGCGTCTGTATCGGCTTTATCGTACTGCTGGTACAAAGCGTGGAGGGGGAAAAAGAGGCCAGCGCGGCGCGCCAGGCCAAACTGGCGCTGGAGATTGCCAATAAAACGCTGCCGCTGTTTCGTAATATTAACGGCGACGCGCTGCATCAGATCTGCGATATCATCCGGCGCGATATCAATGCCGATGCAGTGGCGATCACCAATACCGCCGAAGTGCTGGCCTACACCGGAGTTGGCCACGACAACTATCGCGGCCATATGGATGAGATCAGCCCCACCACCCGCCAGGCTATCCGCTACGGGCGGATTATTATTCGCAATGATGATGAAGCCTGGCGCACTCCGGAGATCCACTCCATTCTGGTGATCCCACTGTGGGAAAAAGGGGTGGTGACCGGCACCCTGAAGATTTACTACTGCCACGCCCACCAGATCACTTCTTCGCTGCGCGAAATGGCGGTAGGACTGTCGCAGATTATCTCTACCCAGTTGGAAGTTTCCCGGGCCGAGCAGTTGCGCGAAATGGCTAACAAAGCAGAACTGCGAGCGCTACAGAGCAAGATTAACCCTCACTTCCTGTTTAATGCCCTGAATGCTATTTCATCGTCGATTCGGCTGAATCCCGATACCGCCCGCCAGCTGATTTTTAATCTGTCGCGCTATCTGCGTTACAACATTGAGCTGAATGACGACGAACCCATCGATATCAAGCGCGAGCTGTACCAGATCAAAGACTACATCGCCATTGAGCAGGCACGATTTGGCGATAAGCTGACGGTGATTTACGACATTGATGAAGAGGTGGAATGCCGGATCCCCAGCCTGCTGATTCAACCGCTGGTCGAAAACGCCATCGTGCACGGCATTCAGCCCTGTAAAGGTAAAGGCGTGGTCACCATCTGCATTAGCGAGTGCGACAACCGGGTACGCATTGCCGTGCGGGATACCGGCCATGGCATTGACCCGGCGGTCATCGCCCGGGTGGAAAGCAACGAGATGCCGGGCAATAAGATTGGCCTGTTGAACGTACACCATCGGGTAAAGCTGCTTTACGGCGAGGGGCTGCATATTCGCCGCCTGGAGCCCGGCACCGAAATCGCCTTCACCGTCCCGAGAGCCGGTGCGGCCCCGCAGGAGGATGAAGCATGA
- a CDS encoding LytR/AlgR family response regulator transcription factor, whose protein sequence is MRVIIVEDEVPAQQELSWLIKEHSQMEIVGIFDDGLDVLKYLQHHEVDAIFLDINIPSLDGVLLAQNISKFAKRPFVVFITAWKEHAVEAFELEAFDYILKPWEESRIISMLNKLHHAWQQQNQPQGGAARENATINLIKDERIIVTDINDIYYAEAHEKMTFVYTRRETYIMPINITEFCSRLPEGHFFRCHRSYCVNLSKIREIESWFNNTYILRLRDLDFQVPVSRSRVKAFRQLMRL, encoded by the coding sequence ATGAGAGTGATTATCGTTGAAGATGAAGTCCCGGCCCAGCAGGAGCTGAGCTGGTTAATCAAAGAACACAGCCAGATGGAGATCGTGGGCATCTTTGACGACGGGCTGGACGTGCTGAAATATCTGCAGCATCACGAAGTGGACGCCATCTTCCTGGACATTAACATTCCATCTCTCGACGGAGTACTGCTGGCGCAGAATATCAGCAAATTCGCCAAACGGCCCTTTGTCGTTTTTATTACCGCCTGGAAAGAGCATGCGGTAGAGGCATTCGAGCTGGAAGCGTTCGACTACATTCTCAAACCCTGGGAAGAGTCGCGCATTATCAGCATGCTGAACAAGCTGCACCACGCCTGGCAGCAGCAGAACCAGCCGCAGGGTGGCGCTGCGCGCGAAAACGCCACGATCAATCTGATCAAAGACGAACGGATTATCGTGACCGATATCAATGATATCTACTACGCCGAAGCCCACGAGAAGATGACTTTCGTCTATACCCGGCGTGAGACCTATATTATGCCGATCAACATCACGGAGTTTTGCAGCCGCCTGCCGGAAGGTCACTTCTTCCGCTGCCACCGCTCTTACTGCGTCAACCTCAGTAAGATCCGCGAGATCGAATCCTGGTTTAACAATACCTACATACTGCGGCTACGCGATCTGGATTTTCAGGTGCCGGTCAGCCGCAGCAGAGTAAAGGCCTTTCGCCAGTTGATGCGCCTGTAA
- the glk gene encoding glucokinase → MTNFALVGDVGGTNARLALCCLDNGEISRAKTYSGLDYPSLEAVVRVYLEEQSDVSIDKGCIAIACPVNDDWVAMTNHTWAFSIAEMRKNLGFSTLEIINDFTAVSMAIPMLSSEHLIQFGGGKPVEGKPIAVYGAGTGLGVAHLVHVDKRWVSLPGEGGHVDFSPNSEEEDIILEQLRAEMGHVSAERVLSGPGLVNLYRAIVKADGRQPENLQPKDVTKRALDDSCTDCRRALSLFCVGMGRFGGDLALTMGTFGGVYIAGGIVPRFLSFFQASGFRGGFEDKGRFKSWVEDIPVYLITHEQPGLLGSGAHLRQILGQVL, encoded by the coding sequence ATGACCAATTTTGCCCTGGTGGGGGACGTCGGCGGCACCAACGCGCGCCTTGCGCTGTGTTGCCTGGATAATGGCGAAATTTCCCGTGCTAAAACGTATTCCGGGCTGGATTACCCCAGCCTGGAGGCCGTGGTGCGCGTTTATCTGGAAGAACAGAGCGATGTCAGCATTGATAAAGGCTGTATCGCCATCGCCTGTCCGGTCAATGATGACTGGGTGGCGATGACTAACCACACCTGGGCCTTTTCGATTGCGGAGATGCGCAAAAATCTGGGCTTCAGCACCCTGGAAATCATCAACGACTTTACCGCGGTTTCGATGGCGATTCCGATGCTCAGTTCAGAGCACCTGATTCAGTTTGGCGGCGGCAAGCCGGTGGAAGGCAAGCCCATTGCGGTATACGGCGCCGGTACCGGGCTGGGAGTGGCCCATCTGGTGCATGTGGATAAGCGCTGGGTCAGCCTGCCCGGGGAAGGGGGGCATGTGGATTTCTCCCCCAACAGCGAAGAGGAGGATATTATCCTTGAACAACTGCGGGCCGAAATGGGACACGTTTCAGCCGAGCGCGTGCTTTCCGGCCCAGGTCTGGTGAATCTCTATCGCGCTATCGTGAAGGCCGACGGGCGGCAGCCGGAAAACCTGCAACCGAAAGATGTGACCAAACGGGCACTGGACGATAGCTGCACCGACTGTCGTCGCGCGCTGTCGCTGTTCTGCGTGGGGATGGGGCGTTTCGGCGGCGATCTGGCGCTGACCATGGGCACCTTCGGTGGGGTCTATATCGCCGGTGGGATCGTGCCGCGGTTTCTGTCGTTCTTCCAGGCCTCGGGATTTCGCGGCGGCTTCGAAGATAAAGGGCGCTTTAAGTCCTGGGTCGAAGATATTCCGGTTTATCTGATCACCCACGAACAGCCGGGCCTGCTGGGCTCCGGCGCCCATCTGCGTCAGATTCTGGGGCAGGTGCTTTAA
- a CDS encoding alpha-keto acid decarboxylase family protein, with protein MPIHYSVADYLLDRLAECDIGHLFGVPGDYNLFFLDHVIDHHSVRWTGCANELNAAYAADGYARCRGAGALLTTFGVGELSALNGVAGSYAEYLPVVHIVGAPKREIQQRGALVHHTLGDGDFHHFVRIGAEMAAAWSILTPQNACSEIDRVICTALSERRPVYLLLPCDVAEAPATPPEFSLEIPTYFAAPKRLEALRLSVQLLLDNAPRVALLADFLVQRYGLDGELRKWMSEAPLPHATTLMGKGLFDETQPGFIGTWSGGGSAQSVRQAIENADLTLCIGVRFTDTVTTGFTHHLEEARTIDIQPDAVRVGNRWFSGIPMAQSVEVIQQLCRQNLRGRELDAPSPPPLPACHEGLLNQHALWQTLQAFIQPGDIVLADQGTASFGAAALRLPGEVNFIAQPLWGSIGYTLPAAFGAQTACPDRRVLLIVGDGAAQLTIQELGSMLRDGLRPIILVLNNDGYTVERAIHGAEQRYNDIANWDWTRLPQALCVDCPAQSWRVTERVQLEGALNKAASSRRLSLIEAVLPRQDVPELLSRVTESLGYAQES; from the coding sequence ATGCCAATCCACTACAGCGTTGCCGATTATTTGCTGGATCGCCTTGCCGAATGTGATATCGGACATCTGTTCGGCGTCCCCGGAGACTATAACCTCTTTTTTCTCGATCACGTCATCGATCACCATTCGGTGCGCTGGACCGGCTGCGCTAACGAGTTGAATGCCGCCTATGCCGCCGACGGTTACGCCCGCTGTCGCGGCGCGGGCGCGCTGCTTACTACCTTTGGAGTGGGGGAACTGAGCGCTCTGAACGGGGTGGCGGGCAGCTATGCGGAGTACCTGCCGGTTGTCCACATCGTTGGGGCTCCAAAGCGCGAGATCCAACAGCGCGGCGCGCTGGTACACCACACCCTGGGCGATGGCGACTTCCATCACTTCGTGCGCATCGGCGCCGAAATGGCGGCGGCCTGGAGCATTCTGACGCCGCAAAACGCCTGTTCTGAGATTGACCGCGTTATCTGTACGGCACTGAGCGAGCGGCGCCCGGTCTATCTGCTGCTGCCCTGTGACGTAGCGGAAGCGCCTGCCACACCGCCAGAGTTCTCGCTGGAGATACCAACATATTTTGCCGCACCGAAGCGGCTGGAAGCGCTACGCCTGAGCGTTCAGCTGTTACTGGATAATGCCCCTCGCGTGGCGCTGCTGGCGGATTTCCTGGTGCAACGCTACGGTCTGGACGGTGAGCTACGCAAGTGGATGAGCGAAGCGCCGCTGCCCCATGCCACCACACTGATGGGCAAAGGACTGTTTGATGAGACTCAGCCGGGATTTATCGGTACCTGGAGTGGGGGCGGCAGCGCGCAAAGCGTACGCCAGGCCATTGAAAACGCCGATCTGACCCTCTGCATTGGCGTACGTTTTACCGACACCGTCACCACAGGATTCACTCATCACCTGGAGGAGGCGCGCACCATTGATATTCAGCCGGATGCCGTCAGGGTAGGAAACCGCTGGTTCAGCGGCATCCCCATGGCGCAGTCGGTGGAGGTGATTCAGCAGCTATGCCGCCAGAACCTGCGGGGGCGCGAACTGGATGCGCCATCGCCGCCGCCGCTACCGGCCTGTCATGAAGGGCTGCTCAATCAGCATGCTCTGTGGCAAACCCTGCAGGCCTTTATTCAGCCGGGCGATATCGTGCTGGCGGATCAGGGCACGGCCTCTTTCGGCGCCGCTGCGCTGCGTCTGCCCGGGGAAGTTAACTTTATCGCTCAGCCGCTATGGGGCTCGATTGGTTATACGCTACCGGCCGCCTTCGGCGCCCAGACCGCCTGTCCGGATCGCCGGGTGTTATTGATTGTTGGCGATGGCGCGGCCCAACTGACTATCCAGGAGTTAGGAAGCATGCTGCGCGATGGCCTGCGGCCGATTATCCTGGTGCTGAATAATGATGGCTATACGGTTGAGCGGGCGATCCACGGCGCCGAACAGCGCTATAACGATATCGCCAACTGGGACTGGACCCGGCTTCCACAGGCGCTGTGCGTGGACTGTCCGGCACAAAGCTGGCGGGTGACGGAACGGGTACAGCTGGAAGGGGCGCTCAACAAGGCAGCCTCTTCACGGCGGCTGTCGCTTATCGAGGCGGTACTGCCCCGTCAGGATGTGCCGGAGCTGCTCAGTCGGGTGACCGAATCTCTGGGTTACGCCCAAGAGTCATAA
- the mgrA gene encoding L-glyceraldehyde 3-phosphate reductase: MNYQASHTRYQQMEYRRCGHSGLKLPAVSLGLWHNFGDSTLIDNSRQLLRRAFDLGITHFDLANNYGPPPGSAERNFGQLLKADFAPWRDELIISSKAGYTMWEGPYGDWGSRKYLVSSLNQSLKRMGLEYVDIFYHHRPDPETPLEETMGALDHLVRQGKALYVGLSNYPPELARQAFAILRDLGTPCLIHQPKYSMFEREPENGLLDTLKQNGVGCIAFSPLAGGLLTDRYLAGIPEDSRAAGASKFLNPEQITPQTLERIRRLNDVAQRRGQKLSQMALAWVLRDELVTSVLIGASKVAQIEDAAGMLAMRQFSNDERAEIEAILNA; this comes from the coding sequence ATGAACTATCAGGCCAGCCATACCCGTTACCAACAGATGGAATATCGCCGCTGTGGCCACAGCGGCCTTAAGTTGCCCGCGGTCTCTTTGGGGCTGTGGCACAACTTTGGTGATTCCACGCTAATCGACAACAGCCGCCAGTTGCTGCGCCGCGCCTTCGATCTTGGCATTACCCATTTCGATCTGGCGAATAACTATGGACCGCCTCCTGGCTCGGCGGAGCGTAACTTCGGGCAATTGTTAAAGGCCGACTTTGCCCCGTGGCGCGACGAACTGATTATCTCATCCAAGGCAGGCTATACCATGTGGGAAGGCCCCTACGGCGACTGGGGTTCACGCAAGTATCTGGTGTCCAGCCTGAACCAGAGCCTGAAGCGTATGGGGCTGGAGTATGTGGATATTTTCTACCATCACCGGCCAGATCCGGAAACGCCGCTGGAAGAGACCATGGGAGCGCTCGACCATCTGGTGCGTCAGGGTAAGGCGCTCTACGTCGGCCTTTCTAACTATCCGCCGGAGCTGGCCCGCCAGGCATTCGCCATTCTGCGCGACCTGGGTACCCCCTGTCTGATCCACCAGCCAAAATATTCGATGTTTGAACGCGAACCGGAAAACGGGCTGCTGGATACGCTGAAGCAGAACGGCGTGGGCTGTATCGCTTTTTCACCGCTGGCAGGCGGACTGTTGACCGATCGCTATCTGGCCGGGATTCCGGAAGATTCACGCGCCGCTGGCGCCAGTAAATTCCTGAATCCGGAGCAGATCACGCCCCAGACCCTGGAGCGCATCCGCCGCCTGAACGATGTGGCGCAGCGCCGTGGTCAGAAGCTGTCCCAGATGGCGCTGGCGTGGGTACTGCGCGATGAGCTGGTCACATCGGTACTGATTGGCGCCAGTAAGGTGGCTCAGATTGAGGATGCCGCGGGCATGCTGGCAATGCGTCAGTTCAGCAACGATGAACGCGCCGAAATCGAGGCCATCCTGAACGCGTAA
- a CDS encoding DUF2502 domain-containing protein → MKLKSLFLAAVLLAATPWFANAGEIYLLPGVKLQIGDRDHRGHRWDGHHWRDRNSWNRDWRWHDGRWHHRNAWRGHKKYRHHDRHHYRKHHHERRHHDRHGHHGRHHH, encoded by the coding sequence ATGAAATTGAAGTCATTATTTCTTGCCGCTGTGCTACTGGCCGCCACACCCTGGTTCGCCAACGCCGGAGAAATTTATCTACTGCCTGGGGTAAAACTGCAGATTGGCGATCGCGATCACCGCGGTCATCGCTGGGACGGGCACCACTGGCGCGATCGCAACAGCTGGAACCGGGACTGGCGCTGGCATGACGGCCGCTGGCACCATCGTAACGCCTGGCGCGGCCATAAGAAGTATCGCCATCATGACCGCCACCACTACCGCAAGCATCATCATGAGCGTCGTCATCACGATCGCCATGGGCATCACGGCCGCCATCATCACTAA
- a CDS encoding Nramp family divalent metal transporter has protein sequence MTNSRVEANTGRAARKLRLALMGPAFIAAIGYIDPGNFATNIQAGASFGYQLLWVVVWANLMAMLIQILSAKLGIATGKNLAEHIRDRYPRPLVWFWWVQAEIIAMATDLAEFIGAAVGFKLLLGVSLLQGAILTGIATFLILMLQRRGQKPLEKVIGALLLFVAGAYIVELIFSQPDLPTLAKGMIVPGLPNGEAVFLAAGVLGATIMPHVIYLHSSLTQNLHGGTRHQRYSATRWDVAIAMTIAGFVNLAMMATAAAAFHFSGHTGVADLDEAYLTLEPLLSHAAATIFGLSLVAAGLSSTVVGTLAGQVVMQGFVRFHIPLWLRRAITMAPSFVVILMGLDATRILVMSQVLLSFGIALALVPLLVFTSDKSLMGDLVNSRLIRLLGWLIVAVVVALNLWLLIGMATGN, from the coding sequence ATGACAAACAGTCGCGTTGAAGCTAATACAGGGCGTGCGGCACGCAAGCTAAGACTGGCGCTGATGGGGCCAGCGTTTATTGCCGCCATTGGCTATATCGATCCCGGTAACTTCGCCACCAATATTCAGGCTGGCGCCAGTTTTGGCTACCAGCTGCTGTGGGTGGTGGTCTGGGCCAACCTGATGGCGATGTTGATTCAGATCCTGTCAGCGAAACTGGGGATCGCTACCGGTAAAAACCTGGCTGAACATATACGCGATCGTTACCCGCGTCCGCTGGTCTGGTTCTGGTGGGTTCAGGCGGAAATCATCGCCATGGCTACCGATCTGGCGGAATTCATTGGGGCCGCGGTGGGCTTTAAGCTGCTGCTTGGCGTTTCGCTGCTACAGGGTGCGATACTGACCGGTATCGCCACCTTTTTGATCCTGATGCTGCAACGCCGTGGCCAGAAGCCGCTGGAAAAAGTGATAGGCGCGCTGCTGCTGTTTGTGGCTGGTGCCTATATCGTTGAGTTGATTTTCTCGCAGCCAGACCTGCCAACGCTGGCAAAGGGCATGATCGTGCCCGGGCTGCCGAACGGCGAGGCGGTCTTCCTGGCGGCCGGGGTGCTGGGCGCCACCATTATGCCTCACGTTATCTATCTGCACTCCTCGCTGACTCAGAATCTGCACGGTGGTACCAGGCATCAGCGCTACAGCGCCACCCGCTGGGATGTGGCTATCGCCATGACCATTGCCGGATTTGTTAACCTGGCGATGATGGCGACCGCGGCGGCGGCTTTCCACTTTAGCGGCCACACCGGGGTGGCGGATCTGGATGAAGCCTATCTGACCCTGGAGCCGCTGCTCAGCCACGCCGCCGCCACTATATTTGGTCTTAGCCTGGTGGCTGCCGGTCTGTCATCCACGGTGGTGGGTACTCTGGCGGGGCAGGTGGTGATGCAGGGATTTGTGCGCTTCCATATTCCGCTGTGGCTGCGCCGGGCGATCACTATGGCGCCTTCCTTTGTGGTGATACTGATGGGGCTGGACGCCACCCGCATTCTGGTGATGAGCCAGGTGTTGCTCAGTTTCGGTATCGCGCTGGCGCTGGTTCCGCTGCTGGTTTTCACCAGCGACAAATCGCTGATGGGCGATCTGGTAAACAGCCGCTTGATCAGGCTGCTCGGCTGGCTGATCGTCGCCGTGGTGGTGGCGCTCAACCTCTGGTTACTGATAGGGATGGCAACGGGGAATTAG
- a CDS encoding NupC/NupG family nucleoside CNT transporter yields the protein MFRVLHFVLAIAVVALLALLVSHDRKKIRIRYVIQLLAIEVVLAWFFLHSEAGLGFVKGFSEMFEKLLGFASEGTDFVFGKMNDEGLAFFFLKVLCPIVFISALIGILQHIRVLPVVIRFIGTLLSKVNGMGRLESFNAVSSLILGQSENFIAYKDILGKMSRNRMYTMAATAMSTVSMSIVGAYMTMLEPQYVVAALVLNMFSTFIVLSIINPYRVEGSDENLQMTNLHTGQSFFEMLGEYILAGFKVAIIVAAMLIGFIALIAALNALFAAVLGISFQGILGYIFWPVAWIMGVPASEALQAGSIMATKLVSNEFVAMMELQKVAGSLSPRAEGILSVFLVSFANFSSIGIIAGAIKGLNEEQGNVVSRFGLKLVYGSTLVSVLSASIAALVL from the coding sequence ATGTTCCGCGTTCTGCACTTTGTTCTGGCGATTGCCGTAGTTGCACTACTCGCTCTGCTGGTTAGCCACGATCGGAAAAAAATCCGCATTCGTTATGTCATCCAGCTGCTCGCCATTGAAGTTGTGCTGGCCTGGTTCTTCCTGCATTCGGAGGCCGGACTGGGATTTGTGAAGGGATTCTCAGAGATGTTCGAGAAGCTGCTGGGCTTCGCCAGTGAAGGCACCGATTTTGTCTTTGGCAAAATGAACGATGAAGGACTGGCCTTCTTCTTTCTGAAAGTATTGTGCCCTATTGTCTTTATTTCCGCGCTGATCGGCATTCTGCAACATATCCGGGTACTGCCCGTCGTTATCCGCTTTATTGGTACCCTGCTCTCGAAGGTGAACGGAATGGGTCGCCTGGAATCTTTCAATGCGGTCAGTTCACTGATTCTGGGGCAGTCGGAAAACTTTATCGCCTATAAGGACATTCTGGGCAAGATGTCGCGCAACCGCATGTACACCATGGCGGCCACGGCGATGTCCACCGTGTCTATGTCGATCGTCGGCGCCTATATGACCATGCTTGAACCGCAGTATGTGGTGGCGGCGCTGGTTCTGAATATGTTCAGCACCTTTATTGTCCTGTCGATTATTAACCCCTACCGTGTGGAAGGCAGCGACGAAAACCTGCAGATGACCAATCTGCACACCGGACAGAGCTTCTTTGAAATGCTGGGCGAATATATTCTGGCGGGCTTTAAGGTGGCGATTATCGTCGCTGCTATGCTGATCGGTTTTATTGCTCTTATCGCCGCCCTGAACGCACTGTTTGCCGCGGTGCTGGGTATCTCCTTCCAGGGGATTCTGGGCTACATCTTCTGGCCAGTGGCCTGGATTATGGGCGTTCCGGCCAGCGAAGCGCTACAGGCGGGTAGCATTATGGCCACCAAGCTGGTTTCCAACGAGTTTGTCGCCATGATGGAGCTGCAAAAAGTGGCCGGTAGCCTGTCGCCGCGCGCCGAAGGTATTCTTTCGGTATTCCTGGTTTCGTTCGCTAACTTTTCCTCTATCGGGATTATCGCTGGCGCCATTAAAGGGCTGAACGAAGAACAGGGTAATGTGGTTTCCCGCTTCGGTCTGAAACTGGTGTATGGCTCTACTCTGGTGAGCGTGCTCTCTGCTTCCATTGCCGCGCTGGTGCTGTAA